In Salinirussus salinus, the following proteins share a genomic window:
- a CDS encoding methionine adenosyltransferase, which produces MTERNIHVEPAAGQAVADQEIEIVERKGVGHPDSVCDGVAESVSRALARTYLDRFGTVLHFNTDETQLVAGTAAPAFGGGEVLEPIYLLVVGRATKQYRGERIPAESIALETAREYLDETLPHLDVGSDVVVDVDLGEGSGDLQNVFGEDDAVPMANDTSYGVGHAPLTETEQVVYNTERRLVTEYAADNPEVGQDVKVMGKREGDHVDVTVAVAMVDEHVEDMAAYRRAVDGVNEYVRDLAGEYTDRDVTIHVNTADDYEEGSVYLTTTGTSAEQGDDGSVGRGNRANGLITPNRPMSMEATSGKNPVNHIGKIYNLLSTEIAQAAVEEVEGIRQLQVRLLSQIGEPIDQPHVADAELVTEEGVDVADVRPDVAAAIDRELADVTSVTERVIEGDLSTF; this is translated from the coding sequence ATGACCGAGCGGAACATCCACGTCGAGCCCGCCGCGGGGCAGGCCGTCGCCGACCAGGAGATCGAGATCGTCGAGCGCAAGGGGGTGGGCCACCCCGACTCGGTCTGTGACGGGGTCGCCGAGAGCGTCTCGCGGGCGCTCGCGCGGACCTATCTCGACCGCTTCGGCACCGTCCTCCACTTCAACACCGACGAGACCCAGCTCGTCGCGGGCACCGCCGCGCCCGCCTTCGGCGGCGGCGAGGTACTCGAACCCATCTACCTGCTGGTCGTCGGCCGCGCGACGAAGCAGTACCGGGGCGAGCGGATCCCCGCCGAGTCCATCGCCCTGGAGACGGCCCGCGAGTACCTCGACGAGACGCTCCCCCACCTCGACGTCGGCTCGGACGTGGTCGTCGACGTGGACCTGGGGGAGGGCAGCGGCGACCTCCAGAACGTCTTCGGCGAGGACGACGCCGTTCCGATGGCCAACGACACCAGCTACGGCGTGGGCCACGCCCCGCTGACCGAGACCGAGCAGGTCGTCTACAACACCGAGCGCCGCCTGGTCACCGAGTACGCCGCCGACAACCCCGAGGTCGGTCAGGACGTGAAGGTGATGGGCAAACGCGAGGGCGACCACGTCGACGTCACCGTCGCCGTCGCGATGGTCGACGAGCACGTCGAGGACATGGCCGCCTACCGCCGTGCGGTCGACGGCGTCAACGAGTACGTCCGGGACCTCGCGGGCGAGTACACCGACCGCGACGTGACGATCCACGTCAACACCGCCGACGACTACGAGGAGGGGTCGGTCTACCTCACCACCACGGGGACCAGCGCCGAGCAGGGCGACGACGGCTCGGTCGGCCGGGGCAACCGCGCCAACGGCCTCATCACCCCCAACCGCCCGATGAGCATGGAGGCCACCAGCGGCAAGAACCCCGTCAACCACATCGGCAAGATCTACAACCTCCTCTCCACCGAGATCGCCCAGGCCGCCGTCGAGGAGGTCGAGGGGATCCGCCAGCTCCAGGTCCGGCTGCTCAGCCAGATCGGCGAGCCCATCGACCAGCCACACGTCGCCGACGCCGAACTCGTCACCGAGGAGGGCGTGGACGTGGCCGACGTCCGCCCCGACGTCGCGGCAGCCATCGACCGCGAACTCGCCGACGTGACGTCGGTCACCGAGCGGGTCATCGAGGGCGACCTCTCCACCTTCTGA
- a CDS encoding Mut7-C RNAse domain-containing protein, whose translation MRLLTDAMLGTLTTYLRFAGHDTAYALEEGVEADDAVLGLADRENRRLVTRDRGLAARGSGSFLLTERDVEDQLAELAGQGLDLSVPDEPTRCGSCNGVLERVPAGEPTPGYAPVAASSDSEGFRVWRCVDCGQHFWKGSHWERMAGTLAGL comes from the coding sequence ATGCGCCTGCTGACGGACGCGATGCTCGGCACGCTCACCACCTATCTCCGTTTTGCGGGCCACGACACCGCCTACGCGCTGGAGGAGGGGGTCGAGGCCGACGACGCGGTCCTCGGGCTGGCCGACCGCGAGAACAGGCGGCTCGTCACACGGGACCGCGGCCTTGCCGCCCGCGGTTCCGGGAGTTTCCTGCTGACCGAACGCGACGTCGAGGACCAGCTCGCGGAACTGGCCGGGCAGGGGCTCGACCTCTCCGTTCCCGACGAACCGACCCGCTGTGGCTCCTGTAACGGAGTACTGGAGCGGGTGCCTGCCGGCGAGCCGACCCCGGGGTACGCGCCGGTAGCTGCCAGTTCCGACTCCGAGGGATTTCGCGTCTGGCGGTGTGTCGACTGCGGCCAGCACTTCTGGAAGGGGAGCCACTGGGAGCGGATGGCGGGGACGCTCGCGGGCCTGTAG
- the polX gene encoding DNA polymerase/3'-5' exonuclease PolX: protein MSRNDEVARRLEEFADRLEATGVEYKPRSYRNAAENVRDHPAAIEDLAREGPDAVAGIEGVGDAISAKVVEYIETGEIGELEELREQLPVDIDALTSVEGVGPKTAGQLYEALGVEDLDDLEAAAEAGEIREVSGFGEKTEQNILEGIPFARQAHGRHLLGEGRPQGERVLAALETHEAVTDCDLAGSLRRWKPTVGDVDVLAASDEPAAAVEAFTSLEAVDTVIEAGDQKASARIEGIQVDLRAVVPEEFGSALQYFTGSRDHNVALRNRAIDRELKVNEYGVFDVSDVAEGNADHGGDGQRAGERVAGDTERSMYDAVDLPWIPPELREGRGEIEAAAAGDLPDLVTVEGMRGDLHVHTDWSDGRATLAEMVAGAGAAGHDYVAVTDHATGPGMVGGVGLDDDRLREQLPAVREAGDDADVDVFAGVEANIGSDGTVSVGDDLLADLDLVVASPHAALEGDGTDRLVAACEHPAVDVVGHPTGRRLNERAGMDVDVDRLAAVAAETGTALEVNANPHRLDLGGSMVRAAVDAGATVAVNTDAHHPDEYGYLRYGVHTARRGWAEADQVLNARDADGVRDFLG from the coding sequence ATGAGCCGCAACGACGAGGTCGCCCGGCGGCTCGAGGAGTTCGCCGACCGCCTCGAAGCGACCGGCGTCGAGTACAAGCCACGCTCCTACCGGAACGCCGCCGAGAACGTCCGGGACCACCCGGCTGCCATCGAGGACCTGGCCCGCGAGGGGCCGGACGCGGTCGCCGGGATCGAGGGCGTCGGCGACGCCATCTCCGCGAAGGTCGTCGAGTACATCGAGACCGGCGAGATCGGCGAGCTGGAGGAGTTGCGCGAGCAGCTCCCGGTCGACATCGACGCGCTCACGAGCGTCGAGGGGGTCGGCCCCAAGACCGCCGGGCAGCTGTACGAGGCGCTCGGCGTCGAGGACCTGGACGACCTCGAGGCCGCCGCCGAGGCCGGCGAGATCCGCGAGGTGTCGGGGTTCGGGGAGAAGACGGAGCAGAACATCCTCGAGGGGATCCCATTCGCCCGGCAGGCCCACGGCCGCCACCTGCTCGGCGAGGGGCGCCCGCAGGGCGAGCGCGTGCTCGCAGCCCTGGAGACCCACGAGGCCGTGACCGACTGTGACCTGGCCGGCTCGCTCCGGCGCTGGAAGCCCACCGTCGGGGACGTCGACGTGCTGGCTGCCAGCGACGAGCCCGCCGCGGCCGTCGAGGCCTTCACCTCCCTCGAGGCGGTCGACACCGTCATCGAGGCCGGCGACCAGAAGGCAAGCGCCCGCATCGAGGGCATCCAGGTCGACCTCAGGGCGGTCGTCCCCGAGGAGTTCGGCAGCGCCCTCCAGTATTTCACGGGCTCCCGCGATCATAATGTCGCGCTCCGGAACCGCGCCATCGACCGCGAGCTGAAAGTCAACGAGTACGGCGTCTTCGACGTCTCGGACGTCGCGGAGGGGAACGCCGACCACGGCGGAGACGGCCAGCGGGCCGGCGAGCGGGTCGCCGGCGACACCGAGCGGAGCATGTACGACGCCGTGGACCTGCCGTGGATCCCCCCCGAACTCCGCGAGGGGCGCGGCGAGATCGAGGCCGCCGCTGCCGGAGACCTGCCCGACCTGGTGACCGTCGAGGGGATGCGCGGGGACCTGCACGTCCACACCGACTGGTCGGACGGCCGCGCCACCCTGGCGGAGATGGTGGCGGGCGCCGGGGCCGCGGGCCACGACTACGTCGCGGTCACCGACCACGCCACCGGGCCGGGGATGGTCGGCGGCGTCGGACTGGACGACGACCGCCTCCGCGAGCAACTGCCCGCGGTCCGGGAAGCCGGTGACGACGCCGACGTCGACGTGTTCGCGGGCGTTGAGGCGAACATCGGTTCGGACGGGACGGTCTCGGTCGGTGACGACCTGCTGGCGGACCTGGACCTGGTGGTCGCCTCGCCCCACGCTGCGCTGGAGGGAGACGGCACCGACCGGCTGGTCGCGGCCTGCGAACACCCCGCGGTCGACGTCGTCGGTCACCCGACGGGCCGCCGACTCAACGAGCGGGCCGGGATGGACGTCGACGTCGACCGGCTGGCCGCAGTCGCCGCGGAGACCGGGACAGCCCTCGAGGTCAACGCCAATCCCCACCGGCTGGACCTGGGCGGGAGCATGGTTCGGGCGGCCGTCGACGCGGGTGCGACCGTCGCCGTCAACACGGACGCCCACCACCCCGACGAGTACGGCTACCTGCGCTACGGCGTCCACACGGCTCGCCGGGGGTGGGCTGAAGCCGACCAGGTGCTCAACGCGCGGGACGCCGACGGTGTCCGGGACTTCCTCGGCTGA
- a CDS encoding DUF5788 family protein has protein sequence MREFERKQLLERIEREGATVGASIPEEVEVQGETVALQEFVFETRKRETVPPGERERVERAKKNLRRERLQRKQRIEDADISYEEGERLVESVVGIDRALNALEQLGPTDLEAEVEAKEAADRKRWMNFLRQALGRDDDSGGVGRGGRGSGGRGGGGLGGR, from the coding sequence GTGAGAGAGTTCGAGCGCAAGCAACTGCTGGAGCGCATCGAGCGCGAGGGCGCGACGGTGGGGGCGTCGATCCCCGAGGAGGTCGAGGTGCAGGGGGAGACGGTCGCGCTCCAGGAGTTCGTCTTCGAGACGAGAAAGCGGGAGACGGTCCCGCCCGGCGAGCGCGAGCGCGTCGAGCGCGCGAAGAAGAACCTCCGGCGCGAGCGCCTCCAGCGCAAACAGCGCATCGAGGACGCCGACATCAGCTACGAGGAGGGCGAGCGGCTGGTCGAGTCGGTGGTCGGGATCGACCGCGCGCTCAACGCCTTAGAGCAGCTCGGGCCGACGGACCTGGAGGCCGAGGTCGAGGCGAAGGAGGCCGCCGACCGCAAGCGGTGGATGAACTTCCTCCGGCAGGCCCTGGGCCGTGACGACGACTCCGGCGGCGTCGGCCGGGGCGGACGCGGAAGCGGGGGCCGCGGAGGCGGCGGTCTCGGGGGGCGGTGA
- a CDS encoding hybrid sensor histidine kinase/response regulator — MTDQAPPGSGGDGRPVVVLHVAEDPGFDDRVVAALDEHEGAFAVRTAGSVEAALEALGSGGVDCVVSARGLPECDALDFLAAVRERHGDLPFVLYTGRGDEAFASAAISAGVTDYVRSDVDGHAASLAESIERAARRHRTRQLATDVATRVTDAVAQIDADWRVKTVDDRALELLGVERPEILGERVWDVFPALSESPFGEVYRDVMASREPRTIEEYFEGLDTWFEADIYPDDSGGLSVYFRDVTDRKERERTLARLAELLAADRPFEETLRDLLELGREQLGLPYAFLTRIDEEEGTQTIAEAHGDHELLQPGEESDLSETYCRKTIRTDGALAVEDAVAEGWADDPAYETFQLGCYIGAEVDLGDNRQGTLCFVGPEEMTVEFSKFDRAFVELVAQWAGTEYSRERSERRLKRQNERLEQFASVVSHDLRNPLNVVGLSLEMARETGDAEQFDRAERGVERMDGLIEDLLTLARSGDDVDEVETVDLGALVRECWATVETEGATVTVADDFAVRADRSRLHQLLGNLFRNAVEHGSTNPDSQARRDAVAHGSTSSRPEVDDAAERGRDVTVTVGSLEEGFYVEDDGPGVPEAEREDVFDAGYTTSDTGTGFGLSIVHEIATAHGWRVSVTESDAGGARFEFRGVETPRR, encoded by the coding sequence ATGACGGACCAGGCCCCGCCGGGCTCCGGTGGGGACGGGCGGCCGGTGGTCGTGCTCCACGTCGCCGAGGACCCGGGGTTCGACGACCGCGTCGTGGCCGCTCTCGACGAGCACGAGGGGGCGTTCGCCGTCCGGACCGCGGGGAGCGTCGAGGCGGCACTCGAGGCACTCGGGTCCGGCGGGGTCGACTGCGTGGTCAGCGCGCGGGGCCTCCCGGAGTGCGACGCGCTCGACTTCCTCGCGGCCGTCCGGGAGCGCCACGGGGACCTCCCGTTCGTTCTCTACACCGGGCGGGGGGACGAAGCGTTCGCGAGCGCGGCCATCTCGGCGGGGGTCACAGACTACGTCCGGTCGGATGTCGACGGCCACGCCGCGTCGCTGGCCGAAAGCATCGAGCGCGCGGCCCGGCGACACCGCACACGGCAACTCGCGACGGACGTCGCCACCAGAGTGACCGACGCCGTCGCCCAGATCGACGCCGACTGGCGGGTCAAGACTGTCGACGACCGCGCGCTGGAGCTGCTGGGCGTGGAGCGCCCGGAGATACTCGGCGAGCGGGTCTGGGACGTGTTCCCGGCGCTCTCCGAGAGCCCCTTCGGCGAGGTCTACCGCGACGTGATGGCCTCCCGCGAGCCCCGGACCATCGAGGAGTACTTCGAGGGGCTGGACACCTGGTTCGAGGCCGACATCTACCCCGACGACAGCGGCGGGCTGTCGGTCTACTTCCGGGACGTGACCGACCGGAAGGAGCGCGAGCGGACGCTGGCGCGGCTGGCGGAACTGCTCGCCGCCGACCGCCCCTTCGAGGAGACGCTCCGTGACCTGCTGGAGCTGGGCCGCGAACAGCTGGGGCTGCCCTACGCCTTCCTGACCAGGATCGACGAGGAGGAGGGCACACAGACCATCGCCGAGGCCCACGGCGACCACGAACTCCTCCAGCCGGGGGAGGAATCCGACCTCTCGGAGACCTACTGCCGCAAGACGATCCGGACCGACGGCGCCCTCGCCGTCGAGGACGCGGTCGCCGAGGGCTGGGCGGACGACCCCGCCTACGAGACCTTCCAGCTCGGCTGTTACATCGGCGCAGAGGTCGACCTCGGCGACAACCGACAGGGGACACTGTGTTTCGTCGGGCCGGAGGAGATGACGGTGGAGTTCTCGAAGTTCGACCGGGCGTTCGTCGAGCTGGTGGCACAGTGGGCGGGCACGGAGTACAGCCGCGAGCGCAGCGAGCGCCGGCTCAAGCGACAGAACGAGCGCCTGGAGCAGTTCGCGAGCGTGGTCAGCCACGACCTGCGGAACCCGCTGAACGTGGTCGGGCTGTCCCTGGAGATGGCCCGCGAGACCGGGGACGCCGAACAGTTCGACCGCGCGGAGCGGGGGGTCGAACGGATGGACGGCCTCATCGAGGACCTGCTGACGCTCGCGCGCAGCGGGGACGACGTCGACGAGGTGGAGACCGTCGACCTCGGGGCGCTCGTCAGGGAGTGCTGGGCGACCGTCGAGACGGAGGGCGCGACGGTGACCGTCGCCGACGACTTCGCGGTCAGGGCCGACCGGAGCCGGCTCCACCAGCTGCTGGGGAACCTCTTCCGCAACGCCGTCGAACACGGTTCGACGAACCCCGACTCGCAGGCTCGTCGGGACGCCGTGGCGCACGGCTCCACGAGCAGTCGGCCGGAGGTCGACGACGCGGCCGAGCGCGGCCGGGACGTGACCGTCACGGTCGGCAGCCTCGAGGAGGGATTCTACGTGGAAGACGACGGCCCCGGGGTCCCCGAAGCGGAGCGCGAGGACGTCTTCGACGCCGGGTACACCACCAGCGACACCGGAACCGGGTTCGGCCTCAGTATCGTCCACGAGATCGCGACGGCACACGGCTGGAGGGTCTCGGTTACCGAGAGCGACGCCGGCGGCGCCCGCTTCGAGTTCCGCGGCGTCGAGACTCCCCGGCGTTAG
- a CDS encoding archease, whose translation MSFRLRSHTADVAVEATADTLGGVMAAVADGMAAAMADQVPDGGDRRSLEVSAEGREALLFDYLDELIYERDVRSVLPVDNEARVTPPGPDADSGPDAGGTWTLEGSYRGVPLAGLGARDLKAVTYSEMELTETDEGWHAYVVFDV comes from the coding sequence GTGAGCTTCCGCCTCCGCTCGCATACCGCTGACGTCGCCGTCGAGGCCACCGCCGATACACTCGGCGGGGTGATGGCCGCCGTCGCCGACGGCATGGCCGCCGCGATGGCCGACCAGGTCCCCGACGGCGGCGACCGCCGCTCGTTGGAGGTGAGCGCCGAGGGCCGCGAGGCGCTCCTGTTCGACTATCTGGACGAACTCATCTACGAGCGCGACGTCCGGTCGGTGTTACCGGTCGACAACGAGGCGAGAGTCACGCCTCCGGGGCCGGACGCCGACTCGGGGCCCGACGCCGGCGGGACCTGGACCCTGGAGGGCTCCTACCGGGGCGTCCCGCTCGCCGGGCTCGGCGCCCGCGACCTCAAGGCCGTCACCTACTCCGAGATGGAACTGACCGAGACCGACGAGGGGTGGCACGCCTACGTTGTCTTCGACGTCTGA
- a CDS encoding DUF502 domain-containing protein, which yields MSTELPGSRRARGVREYVRQVLLTGLALTVPLLVTLFVLFFALDLLAGALDPLVLALEGVFGFTESFSRLTLQVFAVGTLVGLIFLVGVVAESQYGSGRIEPRVEAFISSIPGLGSVYESLNEMSKILLSRDTDSFKEVKLVEYPSEGSYTIAFLTAEPGEAVRSATSHQEMVSLFLPMAPNPFMGGFVIHVAADRVYDVDMTVEEGIQAIVSSGVAVDEHADGVRGRQHGPEDRGVDERSRDRRSAGDADTESRPGPGGRL from the coding sequence ATGAGTACGGAACTGCCCGGCTCACGGAGAGCCAGGGGCGTCCGCGAGTACGTCCGTCAGGTGTTGCTGACCGGGCTGGCGCTCACGGTCCCGCTTCTCGTGACGCTGTTCGTCCTGTTTTTCGCCCTGGACCTGCTGGCCGGCGCGCTCGACCCGCTGGTGCTCGCTCTCGAGGGTGTCTTCGGGTTCACCGAGTCGTTCTCGCGGCTCACGCTGCAGGTCTTCGCCGTCGGCACGCTCGTCGGGCTCATCTTTCTCGTCGGCGTCGTCGCCGAGAGCCAGTACGGCAGCGGCCGGATCGAGCCCCGCGTCGAGGCGTTCATCAGCAGCATCCCCGGGCTGGGCTCGGTCTACGAGTCCCTCAACGAGATGAGCAAGATCCTCCTGAGCCGGGACACTGACAGCTTCAAGGAAGTCAAGCTCGTCGAGTACCCCAGCGAGGGGTCCTACACCATCGCCTTCCTCACCGCGGAGCCGGGCGAGGCGGTCCGGAGCGCCACCAGCCACCAGGAGATGGTCTCGCTGTTTCTGCCCATGGCGCCCAACCCCTTCATGGGCGGCTTCGTCATCCACGTCGCCGCCGACCGGGTCTACGACGTGGACATGACCGTCGAGGAGGGGATCCAGGCTATCGTCTCCTCGGGAGTCGCGGTCGACGAACACGCCGACGGCGTCAGGGGGCGCCAGCACGGACCCGAAGACCGCGGCGTCGACGAGCGCAGCCGGGACCGGCGTTCGGCGGGAGACGCCGACACCGAGAGCCGACCCGGACCCGGGGGGCGGCTGTGA
- a CDS encoding GNAT family N-acetyltransferase has protein sequence MSVNVRREVVSPGDDTRVDQAWELKERIRESEGVLRQRESFFTSAYRRSTVFCYVDRGGDDLVGFAAVRRDGYILFLAVDEAYRGQGFGKRLVASVSEEYDTVTCHARTTNRDALRFYRHLGFEVTRRVDSYYEDGGDAYYLKLGEKRGIRERLADLLAR, from the coding sequence GTGAGTGTCAACGTCCGACGGGAAGTCGTGAGCCCGGGCGACGACACCCGCGTCGACCAGGCCTGGGAGCTCAAAGAGCGGATCCGCGAGTCCGAGGGGGTACTCCGCCAGCGGGAGTCGTTTTTCACCAGCGCGTACCGGCGGTCGACGGTGTTCTGTTACGTCGACCGCGGCGGGGACGACCTCGTCGGCTTCGCCGCCGTCCGCCGGGACGGCTACATCCTCTTTCTGGCCGTCGACGAGGCCTACCGCGGGCAGGGCTTCGGCAAGCGGCTGGTCGCCAGCGTCTCCGAGGAGTACGACACCGTCACCTGCCACGCCCGGACGACCAACCGCGACGCCCTCCGCTTCTACCGCCATCTCGGCTTCGAGGTCACACGCCGGGTCGACTCCTACTACGAGGACGGCGGGGACGCCTACTACCTGAAGCTGGGCGAGAAACGGGGGATCCGCGAGCGGCTGGCCGACCTGCTGGCGCGGTAG
- the priS gene encoding DNA primase small subunit PriS, whose protein sequence is MEARTRAYLRGRFGDHYRRAEVTPPPEANEREWGYVPWTEGPGDTYVRHNSLLDLGDLGEFLTRERPRHVYFSAGRYDDPSATTMSGKGWRRSDLVFDLDADHLPSADPDDSYAEMLAKCKDALYRLLDFLETDFGFEELTVVFSGSRGYHVHVRDEQVQQLGSDARREVVDYVRGIGLDPEGLVRTEVRGQGGATARVLQTGGGWGRRVHRRLLAFVEELAAMGEEEALARLQELEGIGEGRASTVYGAVQANPEAIREGNLEAGGPGIRTLVESLVGETVEAENAPIDEPVSTDTNRLIRLPGSLHGGSGLAVRRLDRDALDAFDPLTDAVPETFRSHDIAVEVTEGGTVELDGDSFTLPERIHTVPESLGVFLMCRGRAEKARE, encoded by the coding sequence ATGGAAGCGCGGACCAGGGCGTACCTGCGCGGCCGCTTCGGCGACCACTACCGCCGCGCGGAGGTGACGCCCCCGCCCGAGGCCAACGAGCGCGAGTGGGGTTACGTCCCCTGGACCGAGGGGCCCGGCGACACGTACGTCCGGCACAACTCGCTGCTCGACCTGGGCGACCTGGGGGAGTTTCTGACCCGCGAACGCCCCCGGCACGTCTACTTCTCTGCCGGCCGGTACGACGACCCCAGCGCCACCACGATGAGCGGGAAGGGGTGGCGCCGGTCGGACCTGGTCTTCGACCTCGACGCCGACCACCTCCCGAGCGCCGACCCGGACGACTCCTACGCCGAGATGCTCGCGAAGTGCAAGGACGCACTGTACCGGCTGCTGGACTTTCTGGAGACGGACTTCGGCTTCGAGGAGCTCACCGTCGTCTTCTCCGGGAGCCGGGGGTACCACGTCCACGTCCGGGACGAGCAGGTCCAGCAGCTCGGCAGCGACGCCCGCCGGGAGGTCGTCGACTACGTCCGCGGCATCGGGCTGGACCCCGAGGGGCTCGTGCGGACGGAAGTCCGCGGGCAGGGCGGCGCCACCGCCCGCGTCCTGCAGACCGGTGGCGGGTGGGGACGGCGCGTCCACCGCCGGCTGCTGGCGTTCGTCGAGGAGCTGGCAGCGATGGGAGAGGAGGAGGCCCTCGCACGCCTGCAGGAACTGGAGGGGATCGGCGAGGGGCGCGCCTCGACGGTCTACGGCGCCGTACAGGCCAACCCCGAGGCGATCCGCGAGGGGAACCTGGAGGCCGGCGGCCCGGGCATCCGGACGCTCGTGGAGTCGCTGGTCGGCGAGACGGTCGAGGCCGAGAACGCGCCCATCGACGAGCCAGTCTCGACGGATACCAACCGGCTGATCCGGCTTCCGGGCAGCCTCCACGGCGGGAGCGGACTCGCAGTCAGGCGGCTCGACAGGGACGCACTCGACGCCTTCGACCCGCTCACCGACGCCGTACCGGAGACCTTCCGCAGCCACGACATCGCGGTCGAGGTGACCGAGGGCGGAACGGTCGAACTCGACGGCGATAGTTTTACACTCCCGGAGCGAATCCATACCGTTCCGGAGTCGCTCGGCGTGTTCCTGATGTGTCGTGGACGCGCCGAGAAGGCACGGGAGTAG
- a CDS encoding S1C family serine protease, whose protein sequence is MDDEVSRRRLIAALGTGLAGGLAGCSLGAPAREEADGTGETGTSAPGPGDSDLPERTPPDLDIETPRETEAPPSDSPYTRVYREVIDSVTAIRVETPSGGGSGTAWMYDDRHLVTNEHIVGEARSAAVRFRNDGWREASIVGSDVYSDLGVVRVANPPDDAVPLALVDAEAPVGTEVVAVGNPFGLSGSVTAGIVSGNDRSLDAPNGFSIPDAVQTDAAANPGNSGGPLVTLDGEVAGVINSGVRGGDNVGFAISAALTERVVPALVARGEYEHSYVGVAPVDVGPDLARANNLPVTWGVYIDETRTGTPADGVLRGSTGSAVVDGREIPTGGDVVVNIDGTVIQTRQDLGTFLALETSPGDTVTVTVIRDERTEQVRLRLASRPEP, encoded by the coding sequence ATGGATGACGAGGTCTCCCGCCGCCGCCTCATCGCTGCCCTCGGGACCGGTCTCGCCGGAGGGCTCGCGGGGTGTTCGCTTGGGGCGCCCGCTCGCGAGGAAGCCGACGGGACCGGCGAGACCGGCACGTCGGCCCCGGGCCCCGGTGACTCGGACCTGCCGGAGCGAACGCCCCCCGACCTGGATATCGAGACCCCGCGCGAGACCGAGGCCCCACCCTCCGACTCGCCGTACACGCGGGTGTACCGGGAGGTCATCGACTCGGTGACCGCGATCCGCGTCGAGACGCCCTCCGGAGGGGGGTCGGGCACCGCGTGGATGTACGACGACCGCCACCTCGTGACCAACGAGCACATCGTCGGCGAGGCCCGGTCGGCCGCGGTCCGCTTCCGAAACGACGGCTGGCGCGAGGCGTCGATCGTCGGCAGCGACGTCTACAGCGACCTCGGCGTGGTCCGGGTCGCGAACCCGCCGGACGACGCCGTCCCGCTGGCGCTGGTCGACGCCGAGGCACCCGTCGGGACGGAGGTGGTGGCCGTCGGCAACCCCTTCGGGCTCTCCGGGTCTGTGACCGCCGGGATCGTCAGCGGGAACGACCGCAGCCTCGACGCGCCCAACGGGTTCTCCATCCCCGACGCGGTCCAGACCGACGCCGCCGCCAACCCCGGCAACAGCGGCGGCCCGCTCGTGACGCTCGACGGGGAGGTCGCGGGCGTCATCAACTCCGGTGTCCGGGGCGGTGACAACGTCGGCTTCGCCATCTCCGCCGCCCTGACCGAGCGGGTCGTCCCCGCGCTCGTCGCCCGCGGCGAGTACGAGCACTCCTACGTGGGGGTCGCCCCCGTCGACGTCGGCCCGGACCTCGCCCGGGCCAACAACCTCCCGGTCACGTGGGGTGTCTACATCGACGAGACCCGAACCGGCACGCCCGCCGACGGCGTCCTCCGGGGGTCGACCGGCTCGGCGGTCGTCGACGGCCGGGAGATCCCCACCGGCGGCGACGTTGTCGTCAACATCGACGGGACGGTCATCCAGACCCGCCAGGACCTCGGGACCTTCCTCGCGCTCGAGACCTCGCCCGGCGATACGGTGACCGTCACCGTGATCCGCGACGAGCGCACCGAGCAGGTCCGGCTGCGGCTCGCGTCGCGGCCCGAACCGTAG
- a CDS encoding metal-dependent hydrolase: protein MQVTWHGHATWHVEVGSTELLIDPFFGNPKTGLEPEDLDTPDAVLVTHGHDDHVGHVGAFADTTVAGTPEVVGHLAEQHGIAEDDALGFNLGGTVEIGDAYVTMHRADHTNGMGEGFVAPSGGSPAGYVISDTKPTQVSDADSTTFYHAGDTGLMTEMRDVIGPFLEPDAAAVPIGDHFTMGPMQAAVAVDWLDVDYAFPMHYDTFPPIEQDPQDFANEVAGTGSDAEVVALDGDESYEL from the coding sequence ATGCAAGTCACCTGGCACGGCCACGCGACGTGGCACGTCGAAGTCGGATCGACGGAGCTGCTCATCGACCCCTTCTTCGGCAACCCCAAGACCGGCCTGGAGCCCGAGGACCTGGACACGCCGGACGCCGTGCTCGTCACACACGGCCACGACGACCACGTCGGGCACGTTGGCGCGTTCGCGGACACGACCGTCGCCGGCACCCCGGAGGTCGTCGGTCACCTCGCCGAGCAGCACGGCATCGCCGAGGACGACGCGCTGGGATTCAACCTCGGCGGCACCGTCGAGATCGGCGACGCCTACGTCACGATGCACCGCGCCGACCACACCAACGGGATGGGCGAGGGGTTCGTCGCCCCCAGCGGCGGCTCGCCCGCGGGCTACGTCATCTCCGACACCAAGCCGACCCAGGTCTCCGACGCCGACTCGACGACGTTCTACCACGCCGGCGACACCGGGCTGATGACGGAGATGCGTGACGTCATCGGGCCGTTCCTCGAGCCCGACGCCGCGGCCGTCCCCATCGGCGACCACTTCACGATGGGGCCGATGCAGGCCGCGGTCGCCGTCGACTGGCTCGACGTCGACTACGCCTTCCCGATGCACTACGACACCTTCCCGCCCATCGAGCAGGACCCCCAGGACTTCGCCAACGAGGTCGCCGGTACGGGGAGCGACGCCGAGGTCGTCGCACTCGACGGCGACGAGTCCTACGAGCTCTAA